The following are from one region of the Magallana gigas chromosome 4, xbMagGiga1.1, whole genome shotgun sequence genome:
- the LOC105324770 gene encoding uncharacterized protein, protein MSESAFLGMCLTVGTSQQVAIRREIADIQEMVIRLMKSTKDDMITEMLSGSTREGFRLEGSDVDTMYWSENHRVIMDMSQIEYYNTANTTLILSESSECPPGFTLLQLLTSSRYRTVLSACVQMNDRVYISSSTYRQLTCSLIYPNSTLHGPCGSGVRGGMEYDTAWCFVCDFWPLSASSWKDRCYSWPDPEVVNDIVRNGCHFVAIGHPLGPHENEEWRISFSEAEHKLVSSMNHCQFLTYRLLKRFLKEVVNQQLEESNKLLCSYHMKITVFWVIQQNTLPRLCPQNLLAGFWVCFKLLLKWVYEGVCPNFFIPQNNLFLTKVHGSAQNRLFLQLHELYKKGLACLLQSSSIRSYIIDVLHNHILSVCTDESTMRPEVEFDVELVRESTIVPYIHVLQKDLCGLTTAIHTIEQLVYSPLTQCQVVTIQKLTVYFNVYTAFELHNLYTNKCCNKQMYIADKISCHMLKLAAKFGFVSDMLYIAMYYYKTLRYREALSVIEMTKIKLAQPCLMFNGHVHKDRYTKAVGGQSWSKKMRQAVAWDIILNNDICYISELIPEQQSALQVKLSILKIPVFVMLHFLEFLCSRHVDTTLSQTALYELQTLVHHGQGLYVLAKHRDISWEILGICQQITGNLQAPTVTRTRSMQLHTNCYTEENI, encoded by the coding sequence ATGTCGGAATCAGCATTCCTGGGGATGTGTCTCACAGTGGGGACCTCACAACAGGTGGCTATCAGAAGGGAGATAGCGGACATTCAAGAAATGGTGATTAGACTAATGAAATCTACTAAAGATGACATGATCACTGAAATGTTGAGTGGAAGTACGCGAGAAGGGTTCAGACTGGAAGGATCAGATGTGGACACCATGTACTGGTCAGAAAACCATCGAGTGATCATGGACATGTCTCAGATTGAGTATTACAACACAGCCAATACAACCTTGATTCTCTCTGAGAGTTCTGAGTGTCCACCAGGATTCACTTTACTTCAGCTACTGACATCATCAAGATACAGAACAGTCCTATCAGCATGTGTCCAAATGAATGACAGAGTCTATATCTCTAGTTCTACATACAGACAGCTAACTTGTTCATTAATTTATCCTAATTCTACTTTACATGGACCCTGTGGCAGTGGTGTTAGAGGAGGAATGGAATATGACACTGCCTGGTGTTTTGTTTGTGACTTTTGGCCTCTGTCTGCCTCCTCCTGGAAAGACAGATGTTATTCATGGCCTGATCCTGAAGTTGTTAACGACATTGTTAGAAATGGCTGTcactttgtagcaataggacacCCATTGGGACCACACGAAAATGAAGAatggagaatttctttttctgagGCAGAACATAAACTTGTGTCATCAATGAATCACTGCCAGTTTTTGACATATAGGTTGTTAAAACGTTTCTTAAAAGAAGTTGTTAATCAACAATTAGAAGAATCCAATAAACTGCTGTGTTCCTATCACATGAAGATAACAGTTTTCTGGGTgattcaacaaaacacactacCTCGCTTGTGTCCTCAAAATCTCCTGGCCGGTTTCTGGGTCTGTTTCAAACTCCTTCTCAAATGGGTGTATGAAGGAGTTTGCCCAAACTTTTTCATTCCACAAAACAACCTGTTTCTGACAAAGGTCCATGGCTCAGCACAAAACAGATTGTTCCTACAGTTACATGAATTGTACAAGAAAGGCCTGGCCTGTCTGTTACAGAGTTCCTCTATCAGGTCTTACATCATTGATGTCCTACATAATCATATACTTTCTGTTTGTACAGATGAAAGTACAATGAGACCTGAAGTTGAATTTGATGTAGAACTTGTCAGGGAGTCCACTATTGTgccttacatacatgtacttcaaaaaGACTTGTGTGGCCTAACCACAGCCATACACACAATAGAACAGTTGGTATATTCACCCCTGACACAGTGTCAAGTTGTTACAATACAGAAACTTACAGTTTACTTTAATGTGTATACTGCATTTGAATTACACAACTTGTACACTAACAAATGTTGCAACAAACAGATGTATATTGCAGACAAAATATCCTGTCACATGCTGAAATTAGCAGCAAAGTTTGGGTTTGTTTCTGATATGTTGTAcattgccatgtattattacaagacaCTCAGATACAGGGAAGCTTTATCTGTTATAGAGATGACAAAGATCAAGTTAGCTCAGCCATGTCTGATGTTTAATGGACATGTACACAAAGATAGGTATACTAAAGCTGTAGGGGGACAGTCCTGGTCTAAAAAGATGAGACAGGCAGTAGCATGGGATATCATACTTAACAATGATATCTGTTACATTAGTGAACTAATACCAGAACAACAGTCTGCTCTACAGGTTAAGTTGTCCATATTAAAAATCCCAGTGTTTGTAATGCTACACTTTCTAGAGTTCTTGTGTTCCAGACACGTTGATACAACATTATCACAAACAGCTTTATATGAGCTACAGACCCTAGTCCACCACGGTCAGGGATTGTATGTACTTGCTAAACACAGAGATATCTCCTGGGAGATCCTAgggatctgtcaacagatcacAGGGAACCTCCAGGCTCCAACAGTCACTCGCACAAGATCCATGCAACTTCATACAAACTGCTACACAGAGGAGAATATATGA